Within the Bacillus sp. FSL K6-3431 genome, the region AACGGGTATTTATTGCACGGGCAATTGTTTCAAAGCCAGATATTCTTATTCTAGATGAACCAACAGTTGGTGTAGATGCAAAAAATGTAAAGTCTTTTTATGATATGCTTGATATATTAAATAAAGAGTTAGGCATTACATTGTTATTAGTCACCCATGATATAGGGACAATTAGCAATAAAGTTACCCATGTGGCATGTTTAAATAAGCATTTGCATTTCCATGGTATGACAGATGAATATGAGAAGCTAAGCCCTGAAGAAATGTCGTCTTTTTATCAGCATGATGTGCACGTGCTTACGCATGAACATGAGTCCCATTATGAAGGTGGGTACAAATAATGATTACTGCTATTTTTCAATATGAATTTTTAAAAAATACATTTTTAACCGGTATATTAATTGGATTGATCGCTCCGTTACTTGGTACTTTTATTGTTGTAAGAAGACTCTCATTAATAGCCGATGCGCTAAGCCATGTGACACTTGCAGGTATTGCAGCAAGCCTTTTTTTAAGTAAAAAGGTATTGTTTTTCGCGGGGATGAATCCACTCTATTTTGGAATGGGCTTTTCTGTACTGGGTTCCATATTTGTTGAACGTTTAAGATCAGTATATAAGCATTATCAGGAACTCGCTATCCCGATTATTTTATCGGGAGGAATCGGTATTGGTGTTATCTTTATTTCATTAGCTGATGGTTTTAATACTGATTTACTCAGCTATTTATTTGGGAGTGTCAGCGCAGTTAGCAGAACTGATCTATATGTCATTATAGCAGTCAGTATTTTTGTTGTTCTAGCAGTGGTCTTATTATATAAAGAACTTTTTTTATTATCATTTGATGAGGAACATGCAAAAGCGTCGGGAATTCCGGCCAAGGCTATCCACTTTCTATTCATGGTCATGATAGCTTTGGTTATTGCAGCATCGATGCGTATAGTAGGTATTCTGTTGGTGTCCGCTTTAATGACATTACCTGTAGCCGCAAGTATGAGAATTGCTCGCGGATTTAAACAAACTATTTATCTTTCGATATTATTTGGGGAAATTTCGGTTATTGGTGGGCTAATAAGTGCTTATTATTTGGACCTTGCTCCAGGTGGGACAATCGTGATGATTGCCATTGTTATATTAATTAGTGTTATTGGTTTTAAAAAAATTCAAAGTAAACGACCGATGAATATAAATTGAGGTGAGGACATGCATATTACTGAAGCAATTCAGACAGTAAAAGATCGAGGATATAAAGTTACTGGAAAGCGGGAGCAAATGCTAGAAGTATTTACTACTAATAATAAATATTTAACCGCTAAAGATGTGTTCGAGCTAATGCAAGATGATTTTCCTGGCCTAAGCTTTGATACAATATATCGGAATTTATCACTATTCTTTGAATTAGGTATCTTAGAATCTACGGAGCTTGCGGGAGAAAAGCATTTTCGCTATGCATGTACAACTCATGATCATCA harbors:
- a CDS encoding metal ABC transporter permease; translation: MITAIFQYEFLKNTFLTGILIGLIAPLLGTFIVVRRLSLIADALSHVTLAGIAASLFLSKKVLFFAGMNPLYFGMGFSVLGSIFVERLRSVYKHYQELAIPIILSGGIGIGVIFISLADGFNTDLLSYLFGSVSAVSRTDLYVIIAVSIFVVLAVVLLYKELFLLSFDEEHAKASGIPAKAIHFLFMVMIALVIAASMRIVGILLVSALMTLPVAASMRIARGFKQTIYLSILFGEISVIGGLISAYYLDLAPGGTIVMIAIVILISVIGFKKIQSKRPMNIN
- a CDS encoding Fur family transcriptional regulator, translated to MHITEAIQTVKDRGYKVTGKREQMLEVFTTNNKYLTAKDVFELMQDDFPGLSFDTIYRNLSLFFELGILESTELAGEKHFRYACTTHDHHHHFICLTCGKSKAIEACPMEFVTEDLRDYEVADHKFEIYGKCPKCKSAS